One region of Manis pentadactyla isolate mManPen7 chromosome 9, mManPen7.hap1, whole genome shotgun sequence genomic DNA includes:
- the LOC118926042 gene encoding NF-kappa-B-activating protein, which yields MAPVSGSRSPEREASGFGGKRRSSLRSPKASKAARSPRGRRSRSRSCSRSGDRNGLRQGSRNQSYRSRSRSRSREQPSAPRGTPFASASSSAYYSSYSRPCGGDKPWPAREESLRQKRLSERERIGELGAPEVWGLSPKNPEPDSDEHTPVEDEEPKKSTTSSSTSEEEKKKKSSHSKERSKKRRKKNSSKRKHKKYSDDSDSDSDSETDSSDEDAKRRAKKAKKKGKKKRKSKKYKKKKSKKSRKDSSDSSSKDSQEELLEYPWKDQSKPGEPSDLIGPEAPKTLASQDDKPLNYGHALLPGEGAAMAEYVKAGKRIPRRGEIGLTSEEIASFECLGYVMSGSRHRRMEAVRLRKENQIYSADEKRALASFNQEERRKRENKILASFREMVYRKTKGKDNK from the coding sequence ATGGCTCCGGTGTCTGGTTCGCGGAGCCCGGAGCGGGAGGCCTCGGGCTTCGGGGGGAAACGTCGCAGTTCGTTGAGGAGCCCCAAGGCCAGTAAAGCAGCCCGGTCCCCGCGGGGCCGCCGCTCGCGCTCGCGTTCTTGCTCTCGGTCCGGAGACCGGAATGGCCTCCGCCAAGGCTCCCGGAACCAGTCCTATCGCTCCCGCTCGCGGTCCCGCTCTCGAGAGCAGCCCTCTGCGCCACGGGGCACCCCCTTCGCTTCTGCCTCCTCGTCCGCCTATTACAGCAGCTACTCGCGCCCCTGCGGGGGCGACAAGCCGTGGCCTGCTAGGGAGGAGAGCCTGCGGCAGAAGAGattaagtgagagagagaggattgGAGAATTGGGAGCTCCTGAAGTATGGGGACTTTCTCCAAAGAATCCAGAACCAGACTCTGATGAACATACACCAGTAGAGGATGAAGAGCCAAAGAAAAGTACCACTTCATCTTCTAcctcagaagaagaaaagaagaagaaatctagtcattcaaaagaaaggtccaagaaaaggagaaagaaaaactcatctaaaagaaaacacaagaagtATTCTGACGATAGTGACAGTGACTCTGATTCTGAAACAGACTCCAGTGATGAAGATGCAAAAAGGAGGGCAAAGAAAgccaagaaaaagggaaagaagaaacgCAAATcgaagaaatacaagaaaaagaaatcaaagaagagcaGAAAAGATTCCAGTGATTCAAGCTCTAAAGATTCTCAAGAAGAGCTTCTGGAGTATCCCTGGAAGGACCAATCAAAGCCTGGAGAACCCTCAGATTTAATTGGCCCAGAGGCTCCAAAAACACTTGCCTCTCAAGATGACAAACCTCTGAACTATGGCCATGCCCTGCTACCTGGTGAAGGTGCAGCTATGGCTGAATATGTAAAAGCTGGAAAACGTATCCCACGAAGAGGTGAAATTGGCTTGACAAGTGAAGAAATTGCATCATTTGAGTGCTTGGGCTATGTAATGAGTGGTAGCAGGCATCGCCGAATGGAGGCTGTGCGACTGCGGAAAGAAAACCAGATCTATAGTGCTGATGAGAAGAGAGCCCTGGCATCCTTTAACCAAGAAGAGAGGcgaaagagagaaaacaagattCTGGCCAGTTTTCGAGAGATGGTATACAGAAAAACTAAAGGGAAAGATAACAAATAA